The genomic region CAAAcaagtaaaaataaacaaataaaaatgacTGCAAAAATAATTGGTCAATGAGGTGGACCATGGAAGAAAACACATTGTCGTAGAAACAGTAAAGGTTCCAAAATGGCGAAGACGCTAGATGTGTTGACGTAAATGACGATTATGTTGCAAAATGGAAATAGTATTCTACAGCTTTCATTTATCCTCTGTTTCGTTTCAACAGCTATTACCGTTTTTTAGATACAGGCAAGTTAGACTTCAGCGTTCAGATGATTGATCGACGTTTTTGTATGTTTCCTTGCATTAACTTCAGAATATTTATAGTTATTACAGGAATATATAATTATGTCTACCGAAGATGAAAGTTTCAACATTCCTCGCAATATTAATTAACGCTAAGTTCACAGGATCCATCAAAATTACGTGTACGGAATCTGTTAATTTACGATCTTTACATATTTAATGATCCATTTACGAAGAATTCATACAATAAATTTGTTACTTAGTACGAATATCACAATGAAAATTGCCAAAAATCCGAATAAACACATTGTTGTTACtcttatataacttatatataatattacatatatatatatatatatatatatatatatatactaatacatatatattatataatactcttATATAAAGTAACATGAAATAGTTACTTTTCGTTGTCTtcaaatctagcgttaacagtGCATTTGTAATAATTAGAAATCCAACGTTTCATATTACACGACCTAATGAAGTATATAGATTAGCATCAGGACCGATAAATTTTAGAAATAATGAATATTAAAAACCGGGAGGTATTAgataaatttctttttatttaaattacggATACATTAAATTATACCTAAGGCGAACCGCGCGCGTTCGTCCGCTTGCCGGCCATCTCGTCCGCAAGAACGCGCGCGTTCACAGTTTTACAGCGATCATTGTAAGTTTAGATTGATTGACAAGTTGATTGAAAACCGTGTTTTCTCCGCGCGTGATCGACAGCGTCGATCGTGAATCACCGTGGATTTGCGTCGAAGCGGCTCTGCTTCACGGAGTGAAGCGGCTTCTATTCACGTGACTAAACCTTACATCTAAGTGTGCAGATTGCAATCGGCCCTCGATAAAATGTGTGTGCTTCGCCCCGATATTCGCGGCGACTAATTTCTTCGGCGTCTTCGGACAACTTTTTCGACGTTCAGCTTTTTTAACGCAGCTATACAGTTTGTATGTTTTGTAAGAAGAGATCTGATTCTACAGTCTTCAACAATCTCAGGCTCGTAGCAAAAACAAGAAGGATTAGGATACGCGACCATTGTGACTGTTAGGTCTCTTCtctaaaaaagaaacaattgaaTAATGTTAACATCGTTCGTTGGTGATTCGCGATTTCTAGTTTACAGATTTGTTAAACTGCTTAAAAAACATAAATTTCACATGTGGCTATTTTAATATTGAGAGATGTAGAATTTTCAACGAGATTCACGTAATTTTGGGCATATTCTGCGAAACTGTGCGATAGTATCATGTAAATATGTAAGGAATATACTCGTTTAAATGTAACCAGACAAATCTTAACAGTAGATGATTGCTTGCCGGGCATACTTACCGATTTGCGACTACTGATCACCGGGATAATTTGGACACGGAGGCACGTGTGCCTGTGTTCGACGAAGACATATGCATCCAAGACCTGGTGCACGGCGCACAGTGATCCGGAGAGCGCCTTTTCGTGGCCAAAATCAAAAAGAAGTATATGTATATCGGCATTtttcaatacaatataattaatgaATATGTTCTGtaacattatatgtatacataagcTATCAACATGTATacgtaatattaatatgaataacagaatatgtatgtatgtacgtatgacTATGTGTAATTAGAACTATaagtatataactataatataataatataataaataaaaagataattataTAACTAAGTTCAATATACACAATTTACACTTTACTATACACGAAATACACCCAAAATTCAATAAGTTCGTTCGTTGTAAGAGACGTTTTACTGTTCGTTTCGAATATTAATTTTTTCGAATATCGTCTAAAGCACTGAAATGGTCAAAAAGAGTCCATTAGgataatatctaatatttaatatctaGTCACTCAAGGTTTCGACATAAGTGCTTACACCGGTGTCCAAATACTATCGGTAtctatttgttaaaattattgtatacgCGATGGTTGCTAGAAGTTGCACTTGAAATTTATAATCTTACTTAGCAATTGTTTAAgcttttatataaaaaaaaggtCTGACGCTTACGACCCTACAGCTTTCTTAAAACCCTTCTCCGAAGTTGGAATTTGTATGTGAATAAAAAAATGCTTGAAACTAGATTAAATACTTCAAGTGCACCAGCTAGTAACCATCACTAAAACCTGTTCtttaatattctataattaGTGTGTGAAACGTTTAATTTAACTTTGAACTTTATAATTTCATCACAGAATCATCTGAAACGAACAATATTTTGGATTTGGGAGCTTTAAAGGATTATCACTTTATAGCAAAAAAATGTTTTCAATATATTGAACTTGAAAGATTGACTTCTGGACACAAAAAGCGGGTTTCCAGGCCACTGTACAATGGTTGAGACCTGTGAGCGATCACTTCTTTCTTAAAAATCTCTAAAGCATCTTAATATATTGAATGTTTAATTAATTCGCGATATTATATAAGAGCTCTGAATTGTTTGACCATTAATAATGATTCATTACCACACTGAGATACAACGAAACGACTTTTGGCGAATGGCGATGCGTTAAAAGAGTTGAACGTTCGAATCCGAACTTCTCGATTCAGGACATTCTGATCGTAACTTCGAAATCCTGACATTAAATAAGAAATGCAGCTCGGTACAAATCGTAATTATCCGCTCGCGGGATGGATAACGTTCGGTTGTTCAactaaaagtaaaataaaaagatGGATATAAATATGTTCGACGTGTTCTGTCTCTTCGAGAAACGTGGGAGTCTTTTATTCTTCTCATCGTCGTCCTAGAATGCTCGAAATAATATTCGATCGATTGCACTTTCATACGTTTCTCGCCCGCTCTCAACAATTCGACTTAATTCTCACAGCTTATCGATCGGTTAACGATTTAGTCTAAATTTATTTGAGAAGTACATCGAATATAATCGCAATAAATGTGCACTAACTCCGCCTCCGAGACGCAGCCTAATAATGCCAGAGCTGTCCGGATATCCGAACACTTGAACACTGGTGAACGCGTGAGATGGTAGATATAATAGCTTGACGATTAAATTCATTCGCAGTTAGCAATTTCAATATTTCCATTGGTTTCGTTCACCGTTGCCAATTAAACGAAGCACGTGAAGCACTTCTGCAATGCGAAGCCAATGAAATACTCGAGGACCACCGTAGATGGAAATTAATGGAAAACTTGAGAACGTTGATCTAGGCCAAAAGTGTTCACCTAATGAATACAAGATGAAATTCGTATGCCCCTCGTATACAAATCAGTCACAAATTTATTCGCTTAAAACGTTACGAGTAATTAAACTATGATCTTTTTCATTAGCTACTATAAAAATTCTGCTCGACTCTCAAGTACTCGAGCGTATGAATTATTCAATACAACGCCGAGCATTCAAATACTCAAAGAATCAGATATCTTAACCCAACAACAAATTTCGATTACTCCAGTCATATCGAATACTCGAACACTACCACTGAACCGGATTTAACTCTTCTAGTTCTGGGATTATTTAAGTACCTTGCGAACCGTAACTCAGAACAACAATATACGCTCGATCTACTCAAACAATCCAATGCTTGGTTCAGTTCAAATTCTCTTCGATTTCCGAACTCGTGTCCAGAGTTCCTCTAATGAAAGCTCGAATAAATTCAGTTTACAAGATGCTCGATTGAAATTTAATAGCTACACCTCGATTCAAGCATCATGCTTGTTGGCTTAAACTTCCTCGATAGCTCCTCGCGATTTCTAGCAGTCTACGTCTACCTCCGTTCCTTTCTTCCTCAAAGTAGTCTAACACTCCCCATCTTTTCTACCGTGTAGTGCATATTTATCGAAACCGCCTAAAACGCGTAAAAATTTCGTCTAAAAAACACGCGTCTGATTTTGATTCGTTCGATCGCGCGATCACTTCCAGTCGGTATACTCCGAGTTCGCAGACAATTTTTGCAACGTGCTTGTCCACGTTTCGTCTTTTAAATACGTAAGTACGTTGTTCCGTTTGAATTGTTATATATCCGGTAAACATCCAATCACGATTGCGCTCGATGATTATAATGGCACGATTACAATGATTGTTGTGCGTTCGTTTCGTGCACAATTGTTTGTTCCATCGGTGGTCGATGCTCGGTGAAATAATTACAGATTTCTGTGCTCAAACTAACTCGACACGTCACGGATTTATTGCAGATCCAGATTGATGGAAAAATAACGTCGATTCTTGACAGTGTAACATGTATCGATCGCATTAAATTCgcataaacaatttaaaatttGGTTACCGACTACAGTTTATTATTTAGGTTACCAGTACCAGGAAACTTTGTGAATCTTCATTGTTCTCTTATTGATTCGATTACTCTTAATTTTAACGTACGTATGTACCGTAAATTCGATAGAGATATTTTTGACGCATATTGCTCTACGTAAACATTTTCTAAAATCAGATGTGAGGGCAGTGTTTTGTTTAAAATTACGATTAAACATTTTACGAACTCATATCACTTCAATAACATTATTAGCTCActataaataattgtaattagCAATTTGGAATATCTTTTATTGGCACTATACAAAAACGACATTAATCTCTCACCAATTAAATAGAAAAAACGGTATTCTTTCCAACCACTGTGTAGTATTATCTTAGAGTACGATTTAAAAATGCACGATTCAAGTGGATATAAAATACAAcgtttcgaaaaatgttcgTCTGAAAAACACCGCTCGAAATTTCGACAAAATGATAAATTTAAAGACGAACACTCGAGTGATATTCGGGCAACAGCCTCGTGAGCAATTGTTTAAACGTGTTTAATGTTTTCAACGTCGTATGCGCTTATCTCGAATTAATTCATCGATCGAAGAGATTGCCATTGTAAAAATTATGACAATTCGTAGTATCAAATACATGTATACATctcaagtatatatatatatgatttatgaatgtaaatatagtatatatgtatatatatatatatatatataatcgacAATCTGAAAGCCACGTATATCCGGTATACGTGAATTCCTCCGAAGTTGATTTGCGTCTACGATCCATTTTCATTGGACATCGATGGAGTTTCATAACTCACGTTAGTTACTTGATCTTGATATCCAAGATACTCATTTGATCCACTAATCAGTGCTCAGTGAAGcgaaaaattgttatattaaagaCTTACAAAATCTCGATAAACCTCGATGGCGGACACTGCCATCGCCGAGTAACCCTTGTCTGCAGCCCGATGTCAATTTCATTCAAGACAGACAATCTCTTTTATGTAAACATTCATAAAAATTGATTTGTTACTTTAATTGAATATTGTACAACGGATAGTCGCGAGATTATTACTTTAACACAACACAAATAGTGACCAGTTCAATTTAAGAATGTGCTGAATGTTGTTAATGCGCTAATGTTTAGCATTTTTTTGCTTCCATTTTAAAGAATGGCGAAGGTAGTTGGGATAAGAAAATGTAAATGTTAAATTTCACAAAATGTACTGATTCATTTATGTTTGTAGATGTAAACCATAATACCGTGAGCCAATACTATCGATTCGTGAATATTGATATCGTTGTTCGATCGATGATGCACTTTTTCTCGACTTAAACATTCGACAAACGTGCCTTATACTATTTTGTCTTATATCCACAAATACGTCTGAAACGATGCAAACGGCCTACTTACATACTCGACCTGACACTAACAATTTAACTGTGCAGCAAGGATGCATTCGTTTCACAGCACTGAGCGTTGTAGTGTGTCAATCATCGGTTCAAATAATGTTCAATTACATTTCAATGTTTGTATGGTGATGTAGTTATCTATTTGATTTTTATTGACTATTCTTCCTTAACCCTGCGACGGTCCCGGGGTCTGCCTCGACCCAATAAAAAACATTTCCAACTTTTTGGCAACGTTACAGCCTTTCTAACTTATTTACAGTCGATCATAAAGGTACATCTAGTAAATGAAACGACAAAACATCTGTTCATTTTATACCCGTTGATACATTTGCTGGTTAAAATTATACCTATTCTGATAAAACAACGATATCCCTTACACCTATTTACCTGAATACATAAATTAATCATGAAATTTACGTAAAACCGTAAAAATATTTCTTAGAATATTATCACTCACAAGATTACTCGTTActgtaatacaaaattttattctgcatttgttgtATCCCCTTGTGAACGTATATAAAAACGATTGTCGTTTCTTCAGAATCCGCTAAATCCTAACCAACAActcaatcgacgactataaaacgCCCAGATCCTCTATTTCAagaatttaaaatttcatagaTGTATTTAGGCTTTTATGATTCACTCAATATTTCGCTTGGGTCACAAAAAGTAGGAAAAGGTTGTCGATACATTTGAACGGAGAACCGTGGCAGGGTTCAGTTGATCATCGACAAAGGCGATGCTAAAAAGATCGGTTTATACAAGTCTACAGTCATGTGAGAGGGAGGGTGAGACGGGGATATGATTCCGACGAGCTTTGGAGAAGGAGAGAATCCCATATCACATGGGTACAATGCCCGCGCAATAAACGCGCAACCGGCCAAGCATGTGTACGTCCCATCGAGATCCTCGCGATGAAAGCGGGTGTGCAGCGTAAACGCGCGACGATCGTCGATCCTTACGATCGTCACAATCGACTAAACGATCCATGCACGAAGCTTCCTAGCAATATCTACGCAGAGCGTGGGTTCGCGTGCGACCACTGGCATACCCTGGCGTCTATGCGAGAacttaaaaaagaaacgaaaagcaACCACGACGAAGTCACCAACTTCGTCCAGTGAACGCTTTCGGCGAACGGCGGAGGCTCCGCCATTGGCCGTGATCCGTTTCGCTGTCGGATGTCTCTTTGCTCTGTTTTTTCCCCCTTATTTCTCCGTGTTTCCTATCGTTCCTTCGTTCTGATTTCATTCCGGCAAAAACAAGCTACCCTAACCTAGATATATACAATCATTACGTTCGCGGAAGAGACACGGCCCGAAACCGTAACTCAGTCGACAGTTCTGATACACCGAGATAGCGGCGGCACGCGGTCAACAGGATGGCGCGACATTATTGGCCGTTTTTGATGTTGTTCTGTTGCTTCATGGAGTCCATGTTCGGGATGTAGTCCAtcgccatcaggcaggcgaacaCCGTCATCACCATCTTCGGTTTCACCTCGGTGATGTCCTCCGGCAGCGCGTAGACCCGCGCGCCGCATTTCCGGGCCAAGGATATCGCGTACTTCGCGTTATCCAGGTTCTCCTGCAACCAACCAGTAAACACCGATTAGTCATGCTGATCCGACACAAGGCCACGCGGGAAAGAAAGCGATGACACCGATGGCGAACATCTTCGTGAAATAAACCGCCCACGTTTTCACGCGTTTCGGGAACTATGTTTGCTACCAGAACCTGGGTTTCGTTCGAAGAGGTATCAGGACTATCCACAATGTGTTAAACACGACGAGATTCGTCTCTTTGCTAAATCGATGGTCTACTTGTTTCTAATCGTTCCGTTATCTTTATTTGCCCTGGAGGGGCCACTTGGCTTGATAATGTGAAATTGCATTCGCAGCGAGATTTCGATCTTTGGAGATCGATCGGTCGCCTATTCGAGACGGTCAATGACGAATTTCGAAATCTAGCGGAGGAGATACGGCATTCGTCGACTCGAAAAATGTTGGAAGATAACGAAATCAAGGAACAGATTTTTTAAGAAAACGAGAATAGTTTTGAATCTCAAAAGATGCGGAATGGAATCATTTTGATTTTGTTGCAACAAAATGGACAAAATGACTGTACGAATTCAGGGTGCCTcagaatttttatcgaaatccaggttgtaaaatgtatataaacaaaataaaagtttACGACGTTGTATATTAAAAACGCGTGACACAGTTGCTCGATAATCATTGCGGCCAGCGATTTTCACTCCAAAAACTAGGAATTTACGTTCCTTACTGATAGAGACCACAGATGTTGTTATTGCTGTATAATAACTGTGATAACTTCTCGAAAAGATCATAAACCGGTGGACCAGTAGCAGTTGTCGCGCGATTTAGCAATGACAATCGTCGTACAAGTGTCTTCCCCGTGACCATGTTGTATCTCTTTCACTAAGAATATTGCTTAACAGGCCACTATTAGTGTGTCCCAGAAAATTCTGAGTAGCTCCAGTCAGTATTTCCTGACAGAGTTACTCGCTGCACAATGACAGAATGCCATAAACGGCAACAGATTGCATCGCCATATTGTGACTCCTGAATTGCGAACTTCATACATTTATGGCGAGCACGATTATCCAAAAACTCAAGAGACTGAAACAGTTCAGTTTAGCTaatctttcatttcatttcagaaTATCCCAAAGATTCTCAAATAATTCTCAAATAGAACATCGAAATTTCTGTGTAATCGAAACCCTAgtgaaaaataatagaaatgttTGAATTATCTGAGACACCCTAACGACTCTAATCCCAATAGGACCACTGCGGCTAAATCTTCCTAGTCCACAGTACCCGCATCCGTGGGTCCACAAAATCCACGACCATCTCACCTCCTCAGTGCCTCCATCTTTGATAAGGTCATAGTTGACGCTCCCCGGTTTGATAGCGTCGATCAGATCGATCACCACCTTTCCGTCCGCTATCGAGGAATCCTGGAAGCCCTTGATACTGCTCGTCTTGCCTGCTCCCTGCAGCTTCGAGTTCACCCACTGCACGATCTCCTTCTCGACGACGGTACTGCCCTGAGTGCCGGCCAGCGACGTCAAAATCGACAAGGTGTACGATCTCATCAGTTGCCAGATCAACGCTAGGGTCAGAGTAGTGTTGCCGTCGTTGATGTCCTGTCCAGCGATCCCGACCAGCGAGAAATTCATCGTCTTCCCGAGCTCCACCGCGTAGTTGCAGTTCTCCAGCTTCTCCATGAACTTCCTCAGCTTGGTGAACTTCTTGTGTACCCGGTTCCAGTTCACGGTGCCGGGCTTGATGATGTCGTACAGCTGGAAGATGACCAGGCCGTCCGCGAGATCGGAATAGAGCCAGTTCACGTACGGCACCACTCCCATCGAGTTCATCCAGTTCCGATAGGTCTTCTCCTCCCTGTTCTCCTCCAGCGACTCCAGACCCTCTATGTTGCTCTCCGGCTTGTCCAGGCCCGGATAATTGTTGAACATGTTCGCCACGAACGCGAGATTCAGCTTGTAGATACCGTTCACAACATCGCTAGGCGTTACGAAGCTGCGACAGCCCAATTTAGACGCCTGCTGCAACATAATCTCCGCTCGGGAAGTGTGGTTCGGCTCCATTAACGCCTCCAGCGTGACGCCCGCGGTGTTCGGCGCGATCTGCTTGATCAGGTAGGTGTAGATCTCCGAGTCGGTGATGTCCGCCTGGAAGTTGTTGCACCGTCTGGCGATTCCGGCGTTCTCCAGGTGATGGTTCACCCACCGTAACAAGATAGACTCCGGAGACAGCTTCAGTAAATCTTCGATGCGCTCGCCGTCTTGAAGGAGAGTGGCCAGGCCGGGGCAGTTCTCCAAGGTGATCTGATTGAACAGGCCGATCCTGATGATCTGCCAGAGCAGACCGAGCACCAGGTGCGGTGATCCTTTGATGAGGTCGTGGGCGTCGATGTTCACGATGTTGCAACCAATCGCCTGGGCGGAAGACAGGGCCAGAGTCAGGTTCTCGTGTTTCTTGTACAGCGTCaggttcttcttgttgatcgtCCGCTCGTCGATCGTGTCCGGACAAGAGTGGTTGATTATTTTACTAGAATGAGACGCCGAACGTTACCTTCATGCCTGGTCTAACGAGCCTCGCAGTAAAATTTCAACGAAAGCGATACTTTAAAGTAACTCGAGCACGTTCAAGATTGAAATGAGAATAAATTATCAACAAGTAGCGATTGCAATTGTATAAACTCTTAGGAATAAATGACGAGTAATAAACAATCTCTTAGCACTTAATATATTGAGTAACAccaatttttaactaggttctaaaattcatttctatgataatatataaaacaAACTGAATGTCACTGGGCTTTTTAGAACATGAAAAAGATATACTAACATTTTCTAcaataaatttcaactttttagTTTCGGTTACGTTAATGAAATGATATTGTTGGAATTTTTGAGATTGATATTCGGCACTCGACGCGTTAATAGACCACGCAAACGATAATACTGAAAAGAAATCGCATACCAAAGAAGAATTCCATCCTTGACCTTCTCGTACAGCGCCTTGCCTTCCGGATCGATGGGTAGCAAGTGTTTCAGATCAGGATCGTGTGACAGATTCGTGTTGATCCAGTCGCTGAAAGCAAGCTGTTCCTCCAACCGTACCGAATGCGTGGTACCTTCGCTGGAAGCCTCCGAAATTCCGCCCAAGGTCTCCAGATTCTCCTTCTTCGACACGACCTGCTTGAACGTCGAGCCCAGCTCGTTGGCTTTCAGCTCCTTGCACAGCTTCTCGAACTCGTCGAAGGAAAGCCTGCCCTTGTGCTGCAGTCTCTGCTTGTCGTCGTATTCCTCGATCATCTGGCGCACCTTGTACCCTGGCATCTTGAACCCGCAAACGTCCAGAGCGTTGCGCAGCTCCGTGAGGTTGATGAAGCCATCCCCGTTCGCGTCGATCTAGCATAAAGATAGCTTTCCTCAGTGGAGATCTTTTCGCAACGAATTTGAGGTCCAGAGGTCTTGGATCGGGGATGTTAAATCCGGGATAAAAATTGTGGCGAGCTCAGACTTGGATTTCCTGGGACGGATATTGAAGGTTCTGTGCTCGAAAGGAGCCGAGGAACTGTCCAAGGCTTTAGGAATTTAGTTCTTGGTTTTTCTTAAATAAGTGGACAATTTTCTTAAATGGCTATCTGTTTGTTTTTGCGTTCGTCTAATCCTCTCGTCATTTTATATGTAGAAATGTTAACCCTTGGCTAAGAggccattttaactctaaatagtTTCTAAAAATAGTTTCTCTGATctgtaatattttcattttatacaacTCTgttagtgcattttatgcacataaTTTTTGTATCAGTTACAAGACTGTTACTGTTTTttacagttacacttttaacaatttctttaaatataaacacatttcataatataaaaagaatttcagaacaagatgcaacaatttttagtcatcactcgagtgcaaagggttgaaagaaTATTGCATTTATTACTAAACgtcatatataataaatactaatgaATCCCGGAAGACGATATAAATCGGTTCGAATACGAAGGTCAA from Megalopta genalis isolate 19385.01 chromosome 3, iyMegGena1_principal, whole genome shotgun sequence harbors:
- the Fim gene encoding plastin-2 fimbrin isoform X1, whose protein sequence is MDLSQGVSRAVPSCGFGRFRGWSLGWRALRSAHDGRLSVQCDSVTVVRVPAVFVSFRDRVVYERTRTQGVEHYAELIVRGIVACTRWTSRQTDRCSRRDSRFRGDVIAGERHRTVLRVGPKREEDCGQSARGREKGRERNDGRIIYSSNMATAIDDRQELLEQFRAIDANGDGFINLTELRNALDVCGFKMPGYKVRQMIEEYDDKQRLQHKGRLSFDEFEKLCKELKANELGSTFKQVVSKKENLETLGGISEASSEGTTHSVRLEEQLAFSDWINTNLSHDPDLKHLLPIDPEGKALYEKVKDGILLCKIINHSCPDTIDERTINKKNLTLYKKHENLTLALSSAQAIGCNIVNIDAHDLIKGSPHLVLGLLWQIIRIGLFNQITLENCPGLATLLQDGERIEDLLKLSPESILLRWVNHHLENAGIARRCNNFQADITDSEIYTYLIKQIAPNTAGVTLEALMEPNHTSRAEIMLQQASKLGCRSFVTPSDVVNGIYKLNLAFVANMFNNYPGLDKPESNIEGLESLEENREEKTYRNWMNSMGVVPYVNWLYSDLADGLVIFQLYDIIKPGTVNWNRVHKKFTKLRKFMEKLENCNYAVELGKTMNFSLVGIAGQDINDGNTTLTLALIWQLMRSYTLSILTSLAGTQGSTVVEKEIVQWVNSKLQGAGKTSSIKGFQDSSIADGKVVIDLIDAIKPGSVNYDLIKDGGTEEENLDNAKYAISLARKCGARVYALPEDITEVKPKMVMTVFACLMAMDYIPNMDSMKQQNNIKNGQ
- the Fim gene encoding plastin-2 fimbrin isoform X2, producing MEIQQFPKWSVIDEYLQDFPQFFNTIDANGDGFINLTELRNALDVCGFKMPGYKVRQMIEEYDDKQRLQHKGRLSFDEFEKLCKELKANELGSTFKQVVSKKENLETLGGISEASSEGTTHSVRLEEQLAFSDWINTNLSHDPDLKHLLPIDPEGKALYEKVKDGILLCKIINHSCPDTIDERTINKKNLTLYKKHENLTLALSSAQAIGCNIVNIDAHDLIKGSPHLVLGLLWQIIRIGLFNQITLENCPGLATLLQDGERIEDLLKLSPESILLRWVNHHLENAGIARRCNNFQADITDSEIYTYLIKQIAPNTAGVTLEALMEPNHTSRAEIMLQQASKLGCRSFVTPSDVVNGIYKLNLAFVANMFNNYPGLDKPESNIEGLESLEENREEKTYRNWMNSMGVVPYVNWLYSDLADGLVIFQLYDIIKPGTVNWNRVHKKFTKLRKFMEKLENCNYAVELGKTMNFSLVGIAGQDINDGNTTLTLALIWQLMRSYTLSILTSLAGTQGSTVVEKEIVQWVNSKLQGAGKTSSIKGFQDSSIADGKVVIDLIDAIKPGSVNYDLIKDGGTEEENLDNAKYAISLARKCGARVYALPEDITEVKPKMVMTVFACLMAMDYIPNMDSMKQQNNIKNGQ